From Microplitis mediator isolate UGA2020A chromosome 11, iyMicMedi2.1, whole genome shotgun sequence, one genomic window encodes:
- the LOC130677317 gene encoding zinc finger protein hangover-like, protein MYKLVIEIDKVIKCRTNGEKTKEINKSSGLGIEKSASVILKSEFPDDKNNLNKKSNFVINKKNKEEDNEDDKKIYEAKEINGKYQKSNIQEDKADDNENDENVYDEEMNKKCEEVNVEEEKKGEEKEDNKNVDEDEDMNEQFTEVNVEEEKGGEEKEDDNKNVDEDEDMNEKFTEINVEEEKGGEEKEDDNKNVDEDKEMNKKYEGVNTKEEIELEEIEEEIIEFIEVYIEDEEVDRKAAEVNIQGEEETTEVSAEIKDDKHEFSVCNPCFVCDLCDSIFDSQESLSLHKKAHINNDKSNELPRFKCHLCNKQFFDEDDVKIHKKEAHPKIKKWRNYKKNVALNNNNHDCEISKIDFHNKSLYDEHTSEHEEKLAADEEMVEAKNKKLIDITNSLPGSDIFKCRICKMPFNSSEKFEEHINYCSSGRKDKWECIICHNLYESHQLLYAHFEDHDTTGPSH, encoded by the exons atgtataaattAGTGATAGAAATTGATAAAGTGATTAAATGTCGAACAAATGGTGAAAAAAcgaaggaaataaataaaagtagtgGCCTTGGAATTGAAAAATCTGCCTCAGTTATATTGAAGTCAGAGTTTcctgatgataaaaataatttaaataaaaaaagtaattttgtgataaataaaaaaaataaagaagaagataatgaagatgataaaaaaatatatgaagctaaagaaataaatggaaaatatcaaaaatcaaatataCAAGAAGATAAAGCAGACGATAatgaaaatgatgaaaatgtaTATGATgaagaaatgaataaaaagtGTGAGGAAGTAAATGTAGAAGAAGAAAAGAAAggagaagaaaaagaagataataaaaatgtagatGAAGATGAAGACATGAATGAACAATTTACAGAAGTAAATGTAGAAGAAGAAAAGGGAggagaagaaaaagaagatgataataaaaatgtagatgaagatgaagacatgaatgaaaaatttacagaaataaatGTAGAAGAAGAAAAGGGAggagaagaaaaagaagatgacaataaaaatgtaGATGAAGATaaagaaatgaataaaaaatatgaaggagtaaatacaaaagaagaaatagAGCTAGAAGAAATTGAAGAAGAAATCATTGAATTTATCGAAGTATATATAGAAGATGAAGAAGTTGATAGAAAAGCTGCAGAAGTAAATATACAAGGAGAAGAAGAAACAACTGAAGTTTCTGCTGAAATAAAAGATGATAAACATGAATTTTCTGTGTGTAATCCGTGTTTTGTATGTGATCTCTGTGATTCAATTTTCGATTCTCAAGAATCACTTTCTCTTCATAAAAAAGCgcatattaataatgataagagTAATGAATTACCTCGATTTAAATGTCATCTATGTAACAAACAGTTTTTTGACGAAGACGATGTTAAGATCCATAAAAAAGAAGCTCatcctaaaattaaaaaatggagaaattataaaaaaaatgtcgctTTGAATAACAATAATCATGATTGTGAGATTtctaaaattgattttcataATAAGTCGCTGTATGA CGAACATACTTCTGAGCACGAAGAAAAATTAGCAGCTGATGAAGAAATGGTtgaagctaaaaataaaaaacttatagATATAACGAACTCATTACCAGGttcagatatttttaaatgtaggaTTTGTAAAATGCCGTTTAATTCATcggaaaaatttgaagaacatattaattattgttcaaGTGGAAGAAAAGATAA
- the LOC130678015 gene encoding protein fem-1 homolog A, protein MWLHEYSTCPMDQLFEDLVKELKHIAPGARLSYSIRNRLEHQKKFIRKEIVNRIKDDCAPLFIACKSGHVEIVEYLITVCNADIEQRGMYEVPDDRSVHFVTPLWCAAVAGKLPVLKCLVSHGADVNAVSDTGSTPVRSACFMTHLDIVEYLVENGADILLANYNGGTCLINSVQSVELCTFLLRNGIDVNARDIQNKTALHYAIQEHRFETTKLLLAYNADPHLRSRYNDDALQTACLKEATQIFDYLIENVHYSPESLANAHELMGSTFFDEHNDAQTALKYWRKAMAIRNANLVDDLPLPKKPQMPKRDCFRNIEEFSTLDELNAIAYDLDAIRIQSLLVCERILGEHHKDTLYRLMYRGAAYADALRYQYCIDLWRRALEIRVKNDSILFTDTCFTAQAIVRIMIDLNESMEPNGDKEGPKYSDVVGVFELLSCQIIEARQWLQQHPIHRKQQDNYDRILKCVTHLIYLLIQTAQTDEQKAETRQLVHKFVKQNPRSAFTGDTLLHLCLSSINTISSSYFNSEITQVIFPEIDTVTLLLECGAHVNAKNELRSTPLHVASNVYNFQNELIKLLLDYGAHLDTPNYIGDTPARFIRKNPHNSVNLVNYMTLCCYAAQAILKHKIPCKDLPVTLHEFLEFHRE, encoded by the exons atgTGGCTCCATGAATATTCGACCTGCCCAATGGACCAATTATTTGAAGATTTAGTGAAAGAATTAAAGCACATAGCACCTGGAGCGCGTCTGTCCTATTCAATAAGAAATCGTCTGGagcatcaaaaaaaatttatacgaaaAGAAATAGTGAATCGCATAAAAGATGACTGCGCTCCGTTATTTATTGCCTGCAAAAGCGGTCACGTGGAGATTGTGGAATATCTGATAACAGTATGCAATGCTGACATTGAGCAACGTGGGATGTATGAAGTACCTGACGATAGATCTGTTCACTTCGTAACACCTTTATGGTGTGCTGCTGTTGCTGGTAAACTGCCTGTATTGAAGTGTCTTGTGTCCCATGGTGCTGATGTCAATGCAGTGTCCGACACTGGCTCGACACCCGTAAGATCCGCCTGCTTTATGACACACTtag atattgtGGAGTATTTAGTTGAAAATGGTGCTGATATTCTGCTAGCAAATTATAATGGAGGCAcatgtttaataaattctgtTCAAAGCGTCGAGCTGTGTACATTTTTATTGAGAAATGGTATTGATGTTAATGCAAGAGATATACAAAATAAGACTGCTTTACATTATGCAATACAAGAGCATAGATTTGAAAcaacaaaattacttttagCGTACAACGCTGATCCACATTTGAGATCAAGATATAACGATGATGCATTGCAGACCGCGTGTCTCAAGGAGGCCACGCAAATATTCgattatttaa TCGAGAACGTGCATTATTCACCAGAAAGTCTAGCAAATGCCCATGAGTTAATGGGCTCGACGTTTTTTGATGAACATAACGATGCACAGACGGCATTAAAGTACTGGCGCAAAGCAATGGCGATAAGAAACGCCAATCTAGTCGATGATTTACCACTGCCGAAGAAACCACAGATGCCAAAGAGAGATTGTTTTAGAAATATCGAGGAATTTTCTACCCTAGATGAACTCAACGCTATCGCATATGATCTTGACGCCATACGGATCCAGAGCTTGTTAGTTTGCGAGCGAATACTCGGTGAGCATCACAAAGACACACTTTATAGACTGATGTATCGGGGTGCTGCTTACGCTGACGCTttgcg atATCAATATTGCATTGATTTATGGCGACGTGCATTAGAAATTCGTGTTAAAAATGATTCC aTACTTTTTACTGATACCTGTTTTACGGCACAAGCAATTGTGAGAATAATGATTGATTTAAATGAATCAATGGAACCTAATGGTGATAAAGAAGGCCCTAAATATTCAGATGTTGTTGGTGTATTTGAATTACTGTCATGTCAAATTATTGAAGCAAGACAATGGCTtcag caacatCCGATTCATAGAAAACAACAAGACAATTACGACCGTATATTAAAATGTGTAACacatttgatatatttattaatacaaaCAGCACAAACGGATGAACAGAAAGCGGAAACGCGTCAACTTGTACATAAATTCGTTAAGCAAAATCCCCGATCAGCATTTACTGGGGATACGTTATTACATTTATGTCTGTCGAGTATAAATACTATTTCATCGAGTTATTTTAATTCGGAAATTACTCAG gtAATCTTCCCAGAAATAGATACCGTGACATTATTACTAGAATGCGGCGCTCATGTAAAtgctaaaaatgaattacgtTCAACTCCACTTCACGTCGCAAGTAATGTTTACAATTTTCAAAACGagctaattaaattattactagaTTACGGAGCACATTTGGATACTCCGAATTATATTGGAGATACACCCGCCCgtttcataagaaaaaatcctcacaATAGTGTAAATCTCGTTAATTACATGACACTTTGCTGTTACGCAGCACAAGCGATATTGAAACACAAAATTCCGTGCAAAGATTTGCCCGTGACGTTGCatgaatttttggaatttcatcgggagtaa